CCGGTGGCGGTGCGCTCGCTCGCCCGGCCCTATGGGTTCGCCCTGGGCCTTCTTCCGGAGAATCTGTTGCGGTGTCAGTGTGTCGTGCTCACTCATGGCGACTTCCTTGTGGAATGTTCGTCATACGAAGGCGTCAGGCGTCAGACGCTTCGTGATCATTTCGTTGGTGGAGGCGCCCGCAGGAACCATCGGGAATACCATTTCCTCCTTGGTGACACGAAATTCCATCACAGCAGGACGATCGGTGACGGCCCATGCCTTCCGGATAATCTCATCGACTTCATCCGGAGTCTCCGCCCGCAGGCCCACGCAGTGATGCGCCTCTGCAAGTTTGACGAAGTCCGGGTTGGTATCGGACAGATCGGTATGACTGAAGCGCTCTTCGTGGAACAGCTCCTGCCATTGCCGCACCATGCCCAGAAAATTGTTGTTTATGATGACCACCTTGATCGGCAGCCCGTGCGCGGCGGCGACACATAGTTCCTGTGCATTCATGATGAAGCCTCCATCGCCGCTGATCGAAACCACCGTCTTGTCCGGCATGCCGAACGCAGCGCCCATCGCCGCGGGAAAACAAAAACCCATCGTACCGAGGCCGCCCGACGTGATGTGCGTGCGCGCATGCAGAAACTGAAAATACTGGGCCGCCCACATCTGGTGCTGGCCCACATCCGTGACCACGATCGCCTCCCCCTGCGTATGGTGACGAAGACGCTCGAGTACATACTGCGCACGGAGGCGCCCGTCCCCCTGGTCGTAGATCAGCGGGCATTCTTCCTTCCAGGCCTGCACCTGTTCGAGCCATTCTCCGGTATTACACGCCTCGACGAAAGGCTCAAGGCGGGTGAGCGCATCGAGTACATCCCCTACAATGGCGCAATCCACGTAGACATTCTTGGAGATCGAGGACGGATCGATATCGATATGGATGATTTTCGCATGCGGCGCCCAGGACTCGAGTTTACCCGTCACCCGGTCGTCAAACCGCGCTCCGACAGCGATCAACAGATCGGAGTTCTGCACCGCCATGTTAGCGTACCATGTGCCATGCATACCAAGCATACCCACCGAAAGCTCATCGTTCTCGGGAAACGCTCCGAGTCCGTGCAGGGTGGTTGTGACCGGAATGCGCGCCTTCCGGGCAATCCGGGTCAACACGTCTGCCGCATTCGAATTCACGGCCCCGCCGCCCACATAGAACAGAGGCTTATTCGCCTCGGCAATCATGGCCGCGGCGCGCTGGATTTTGGCGTCATCCCCCTTGTCTTTGAAACGATAGCCACGCAGATTGACCTCCTTCGGGTATTCGAATTCGGTTTCCGCCAGAAGCACATCCTTGGGCAAATCCACGACCACGGGGCCGGGCCGTCCCGTCCGGGCGATGTAATAGGCCTTCTTCACAGCCGGGGCCAGATCCCGGACATCGCGCACCAGGAAGCTGTGCTTTGTGATACTGCGGGTGATGCCTATCGTATCGCATTCCTGGAACGCGTCGTTCCCGATGAGTTGGGTCGGCACTTGCCCGGTGAAAACGACAATAGGTACCGAATCCATGTAGGCATCCGCAATACCGGTAACCGTGTTGGTGGCGCCGGGTCCGCTGGTTACAAGCACCGTACCCACCTTACCTGTCGCCTTGGCGTATCCCTCGGCAGCGTGGGCGCCGCCTTGCTCATGCCGCACCAGCACATGCTTGAATTTCGGCTTGATGCGAGCCATCTCATCATAGATCTTGATGACGGCTCCCCCAGGGTGACCGAACACCACTTCCACACCTTCTGCATCGAGCGAACGCAGAAAAATCTCCGCACCGCTCATGCGTGGCGCGCCGTTAACCGACGGCGCATGTTGCGGTATGCTGCTTCCTTGCATATCAGACATTGATCCCGACCGGTTTTTTTCTTTCGTTATCTGGCGCCCCGGTGAGTGGTTCGCCCAATGTGCAAATCGTGCACACGTAACGAACCCTCCGGGTAGACTTGCTAAAATACGAACC
This Bacteroidetes bacterium SB0662_bin_6 DNA region includes the following protein-coding sequences:
- the ilvB gene encoding biosynthetic-type acetolactate synthase large subunit; translated protein: MSDMQGSSIPQHAPSVNGAPRMSGAEIFLRSLDAEGVEVVFGHPGGAVIKIYDEMARIKPKFKHVLVRHEQGGAHAAEGYAKATGKVGTVLVTSGPGATNTVTGIADAYMDSVPIVVFTGQVPTQLIGNDAFQECDTIGITRSITKHSFLVRDVRDLAPAVKKAYYIARTGRPGPVVVDLPKDVLLAETEFEYPKEVNLRGYRFKDKGDDAKIQRAAAMIAEANKPLFYVGGGAVNSNAADVLTRIARKARIPVTTTLHGLGAFPENDELSVGMLGMHGTWYANMAVQNSDLLIAVGARFDDRVTGKLESWAPHAKIIHIDIDPSSISKNVYVDCAIVGDVLDALTRLEPFVEACNTGEWLEQVQAWKEECPLIYDQGDGRLRAQYVLERLRHHTQGEAIVVTDVGQHQMWAAQYFQFLHARTHITSGGLGTMGFCFPAAMGAAFGMPDKTVVSISGDGGFIMNAQELCVAAAHGLPIKVVIINNNFLGMVRQWQELFHEERFSHTDLSDTNPDFVKLAEAHHCVGLRAETPDEVDEIIRKAWAVTDRPAVMEFRVTKEEMVFPMVPAGASTNEMITKRLTPDAFV